In the Pseudolabrys taiwanensis genome, one interval contains:
- the lepB gene encoding signal peptidase I, with product MSVTSGTKRKEGGFSETVKVIFHALIIALVIRTFLFQPFNIPSGSMKATLLVGDYLFVSKYSYGYSQYSLPLSPPLFSGRIPGGMTPERGDVVVFRLPKDTSTDYIKRVIGLPGDKIQVIDGVVNINGVPIKRERAPDFIENEEGVREQPVKRWKETLPNGVSYYTLDLVDNGFADNTQVYTVPPGNYFMMGDNRDNSTDSRFLSQVGYVPFENIVGKAQIIFFSVYEGERAWQFWRWPVSVRWNRLFTIVR from the coding sequence ATGAGCGTGACATCCGGAACCAAGCGGAAAGAGGGCGGTTTTTCCGAGACCGTTAAGGTCATTTTCCATGCCCTGATCATCGCCCTGGTGATCCGGACCTTCCTGTTTCAGCCGTTCAACATCCCGTCCGGCTCGATGAAGGCGACGCTGCTGGTCGGCGACTACCTGTTCGTCTCGAAATACTCCTACGGCTACAGCCAGTACTCGCTGCCGCTGTCGCCGCCGTTGTTCTCGGGGCGCATTCCGGGCGGCATGACGCCTGAGCGCGGCGACGTCGTCGTCTTCCGGCTGCCCAAGGACACCTCGACCGATTACATCAAGCGCGTGATCGGTCTGCCCGGCGACAAGATCCAGGTCATCGATGGGGTCGTGAACATCAACGGCGTGCCGATCAAGCGCGAGCGCGCGCCGGACTTCATCGAGAACGAAGAGGGCGTGCGCGAGCAGCCGGTGAAGCGCTGGAAGGAAACGCTGCCGAACGGCGTGAGCTATTACACGCTCGATCTGGTCGACAACGGCTTCGCCGACAACACCCAGGTCTACACCGTGCCGCCCGGCAACTACTTCATGATGGGCGACAACCGCGATAACTCGACGGACAGCCGTTTCCTGTCGCAGGTCGGCTACGTGCCGTTCGAGAACATCGTCGGCAAGGCGCAGATCATCTTCTTCTCGGTCTATGAGGGCGAGCGCGCCTGGCAGTTCTGGCGCTGGCCGGTGTCGGTCCGTTGGAACAGGTTGTTCACGATCGTAAGATGA